Proteins co-encoded in one Setaria viridis chromosome 9, Setaria_viridis_v4.0, whole genome shotgun sequence genomic window:
- the LOC117837405 gene encoding mitochondrial carnitine/acylcarnitine carrier-like protein isoform X4 produces the protein MGDVAKDLAAGTVGGAAQLVVGHPFDTIKVKLQSQPTPPPGRPPLYAGAGDAVRQTLAAEGARGLYKGMGAPLATVAAFNAVLFTIRGQMEAVLRSEPGVPLTVGQQVVAGAGAGVAVSFLACPTELIKCRLQAQSALAAAAPAAAAAGAGGAAAATVAAPAAAVKYGGPMEVARHVLRSEGGTRGLFKGLFPTLAREVPGNAIMFGMYEAIKQALAGGQDTSQLGRGSLILAGGLAGASFWGPVYPADVVKSVLQVDDYKNPKYSGSMDAFRKILAADGVKGLYKGFGPAMLRSMPANGACFLAYEVTRSALG, from the exons ATGGGTGACGTCGCCAAGGACCTGGCCGCCGGCacggtgggcggcgcggcgcagctGGTGGTGGGCCACCCGTTCGACACCATCAAGGTGAAGCTGCAGAGCcagcccacgccgccgccgggccggccgcccctatacgccggcgccggcgacgccgtcaGGCAGACCCTGGCCGCCGAGGGGGCCCGGGGCCTCTACAAGGGCATGGGCGCGCCgctcgccaccgtcgccgccttcAACGCCGTCCTCTTCACCATCAGGGGCCAGATGGAGGCCGTGCTGCGCTCCGAGCCAGGCGTGCCGCTCACCGTCGGCCAGCAGGtcgttgccggcgccggcgcgggggtcGCCGTCTCGTTCCTGGCGTGCCCCACCGAGCTCATCAAGTGCAG GCTTCAAGCCCAGAGCGCCTTGGCAgcggccgctcccgccgccgccgctgcaggcGCAGgaggcgctgccgccgccaccgtcgccgccccagCCGCGGCCGTGAAGTACGGCGGCCCGATGGAGGTCGCGAGGCACGTGCTCAGATCGGAGGGCGGCACGCGCGGGCTCTTCAAGGGGCTCTTCCCGACGCTGGCGCGCGAGGTGCCCGGCAACGCCATCATGTTCGGCATGTACGAGGCGATCAAGCAGGCCCTCGCCGGCGGGCAGGACACGTCGCAGCTCGGCCGGGGCTCGCTGATCCTGGCGGGCGGGCTCGCCGGCGCCTCCTTCTGGGGCCCCGTGTACCCGGCCGACGTGGTCAAGAGCGTGCTCCAGGTGGACGACTACAAGAACCCCAAGTACTCGGGCTCCATGGACGCCTTCAGGAAgatcctcgccgccgacggcgtgAAGGGCCTCTACAAGGGGTTCGGCCCCGCCATGTTGCGCAGCATGCCGGCCAACGGCGCCTGCTTCTTGGCGTACGAGGTGACCAGGTCCGCGCTAGGGTGA
- the LOC117837407 gene encoding abscisic acid receptor PYL10, producing the protein MDQQGAGADGEVPAGLGLTAAEYEQLRSTVEAHHRYAVGAGQCSSLLAQRIHAPPAAVWAIVRRFDCPQVYKHFIRSCALRPDPEAGDNLRPGRLREVSVISGLPASTSTERLDLLDDAARVFGFSITGGEHRLRNYRSVTTVNELAGPGICTVVLESYVVDVPDGNTEDDTRLFADTVIRLNLQKLKSVAEANAAAAAAPPPEPAE; encoded by the coding sequence ATGGACCAGCAGGGCGCGGGGGCGGACGGTGAGGTTCCGGCGGGGCTGGGGTTGACGGCGGCGGAGTACGAGCAGCTGCGGTCGACGGTGGAGGCGCACCACCGCTACGCCGTGGGGGCGGGCCAATGCTCCTCTCTGCTGGCGCAGCGCAtccacgcgccgccggccgccgtctgGGCCATCGTACGCCGCTTCGACTGCCCGCAGGTGTACAAGCACTTCATCCGCAGCTGCGCGCTCCGCCCGGATCCTGAGGCCGGCGACAacctccgccccggccgcctccgcgaggTCAGCGTCATCTCCGGCCTCCCCGCCAGCACCAGCACCGAGCGCCTCGACCTCCTCGACGACGCCGCCAGGGTCTTCGGCTTCTCCATCACCGGCGGCGAGCACCGCCTCCGCAACTACCGCTCCGTCACCACCGTCAACGAGCTCGCCGGCCCCGGGATCTGCACCGTCGTGCTCGAGTCCTACGTCGTCGACGTCCCCGACGGCAACACCGAGGATGACACCCGCCTCTTCGCCGACACGGTTATCAGGCTCAACCTCCAGAAGCTCAAGTCCGTCGCTGAGGCcaacgccgcagccgccgccgcccctccgccggagccggcggagtAG